A single window of Leeuwenhoekiella sp. MAR_2009_132 DNA harbors:
- the aroB gene encoding 3-dehydroquinate synthase: MQAIKAKNYDVVFTDSGYQNLNTLLKKKEYSILFILVDSNTHESCLAHFLQRVETSQTIEIIEIEPGEEFKNLETCEGVWSALSELNADRQSLLINLGGGVVTDLGGFVACCFKRGIDFINVPTTLLAMVDASVGGKTGVDLGALKNQIGVISNPQLVLVDFTFLNTLPVEELRSGYAEMLKHGLINSELYWNAVKSATYSDIDSLAELVYQSINIKNEVVLEDPFEKGIRKSLNYGHTLGHAIESYFMESIDKTRLLHGEAIAIGMILANYLSTQLTGFDTQKALELSKSILSFYEPVSFNDSDIEAIITLLKYDKKNSHGNIYFVLLEEIGKPRLNQIASNDLIFNAFDYYKNLSNK; the protein is encoded by the coding sequence ATGCAAGCTATAAAAGCAAAAAACTACGATGTAGTTTTTACAGATTCCGGTTATCAAAATTTAAATACGCTACTAAAGAAAAAAGAATATAGTATCCTCTTTATATTAGTAGACAGTAACACGCATGAAAGTTGTCTTGCACATTTTTTACAGCGGGTTGAAACCTCACAAACAATTGAAATTATAGAAATTGAGCCGGGTGAAGAATTTAAAAATCTAGAAACTTGTGAAGGCGTATGGAGTGCATTATCAGAGCTTAATGCAGACCGCCAGAGTCTACTTATAAATTTAGGTGGTGGCGTTGTTACAGACTTGGGTGGATTTGTTGCGTGTTGCTTTAAAAGAGGCATAGACTTTATAAATGTACCTACTACCCTACTTGCAATGGTTGACGCTTCCGTAGGAGGAAAAACCGGAGTAGATCTTGGTGCTTTAAAAAATCAAATTGGGGTGATTAGTAACCCTCAGTTAGTACTCGTAGATTTTACTTTTTTAAATACATTGCCCGTAGAAGAACTACGTAGTGGTTATGCAGAGATGCTCAAGCACGGTTTAATTAATTCTGAATTGTATTGGAATGCTGTCAAATCTGCTACCTATTCAGATATTGATAGTTTAGCAGAACTTGTTTATCAATCTATTAATATTAAGAATGAAGTTGTATTAGAAGATCCTTTCGAAAAAGGAATTCGTAAAAGTCTTAATTACGGTCATACACTGGGTCACGCCATAGAATCTTATTTTATGGAGTCTATAGATAAAACCAGATTATTGCATGGAGAGGCCATTGCCATAGGTATGATTTTAGCTAATTATCTTTCTACGCAGTTAACAGGATTTGACACACAAAAAGCTTTAGAATTATCTAAATCAATTTTAAGTTTTTACGAGCCCGTGTCTTTTAACGATTCTGATATTGAAGCAATCATTACTTTGCTTAAATATGATAAAAAAAATAGCCACGGAAATATCTATTTTGTTCTTCTGGAAGAAATAGGTAAACCAAGATTAAATCAAATAGCTTCTAATGATTTGATTTTCAATGCTTTTGATTATTATAAAAATTTAAGTAATAAATAA
- a CDS encoding bifunctional UDP-3-O-[3-hydroxymyristoyl] N-acetylglucosamine deacetylase/3-hydroxyacyl-ACP dehydratase, protein MISKAIGKQKTIAGEVSLTGVGLHTGKNVTLTFKPSEENTGMYFKRVDIEGQPIIEANADYVVNTQRGTNLEKLGVHIQTSEHVLAACVGLGIDNICLEIDSPEPPIMDGSSKFFVEALEKVGLVEQEACREEFVVTEVISYLDEKSGSEIILMPADEYQLTTMVDFGTKILGTQNASIKSITEFKDEISDSRTFSFLHEIEMLLEHGLIKGGDLNNAIVYVDKELSEETMAKLRKAFNKESISVKSNGILDNLTLNHPNEAARHKLLDVIGDLALVGMPIKGKVIANKPGHYVNTQFAKKLKKIIKTEKRNNLPVFDLNKPPVKDVNQIMAMLPHRPPFLLVDKILEITDTQVIGLKNVTMNEPFFVGHFPGAPVMPGVLQVEAMAQTGGILVLSTVPDPENYLTYFMKIDNVRFKQQVLPGDTLIFKLDLLSPIRRGICHMQGSAYVNGKLVSEAELMAQIVKVKKD, encoded by the coding sequence ATGATAAGTAAAGCTATAGGAAAGCAAAAAACAATCGCCGGTGAGGTTTCCTTGACCGGCGTTGGTTTACATACGGGTAAGAATGTTACACTTACATTCAAACCCTCAGAAGAAAATACAGGAATGTATTTTAAACGTGTTGATATTGAAGGGCAACCTATCATCGAAGCCAATGCAGATTACGTTGTTAACACGCAACGTGGCACTAATTTAGAGAAGTTGGGAGTTCATATTCAAACCAGCGAGCACGTTCTTGCAGCTTGCGTAGGTTTAGGAATTGATAATATTTGTTTAGAAATAGATTCTCCAGAGCCACCTATTATGGATGGTTCTTCAAAATTCTTTGTAGAAGCATTAGAGAAAGTAGGCCTTGTAGAACAAGAAGCCTGTAGAGAAGAATTTGTTGTTACAGAAGTAATTAGCTATCTCGATGAAAAATCTGGTAGTGAGATTATACTTATGCCTGCAGATGAATACCAGTTGACCACTATGGTTGACTTCGGAACAAAAATATTAGGTACTCAAAATGCGAGCATTAAGAGTATTACAGAATTTAAAGATGAAATATCAGATTCTAGAACCTTTAGTTTTTTACATGAGATAGAGATGCTTCTCGAGCACGGTCTTATTAAAGGAGGTGATTTAAATAATGCAATTGTTTATGTAGATAAAGAATTATCTGAAGAAACAATGGCTAAATTGAGAAAAGCCTTTAATAAAGAATCTATCTCTGTTAAATCTAATGGGATACTTGATAATCTTACCTTAAACCATCCTAACGAAGCGGCACGCCATAAATTACTAGATGTAATAGGTGATTTAGCTCTTGTAGGAATGCCTATAAAAGGTAAGGTTATTGCAAACAAACCGGGACACTATGTAAATACACAGTTTGCAAAAAAATTAAAGAAAATTATCAAGACTGAGAAAAGGAACAATCTCCCTGTTTTTGATCTTAATAAACCTCCTGTTAAGGATGTGAATCAAATAATGGCTATGTTGCCACATCGACCTCCGTTTTTATTGGTAGATAAAATTTTAGAAATTACAGACACTCAGGTAATCGGTTTAAAAAATGTGACTATGAACGAACCATTTTTTGTAGGTCACTTTCCGGGCGCACCAGTAATGCCAGGAGTTTTGCAGGTTGAGGCAATGGCTCAAACAGGAGGTATTCTTGTTTTAAGTACCGTGCCAGATCCTGAGAATTATCTTACTTATTTTATGAAAATAGATAATGTTAGATTTAAACAACAGGTTCTACCGGGAGATACACTAATTTTTAAATTAGATTTACTCTCTCCTATACGCAGAGGAATTTGCCATATGCAGGGTAGCGCTTATGTTAATGGAAAATTAGTTTCTGAAGCTGAGCTTATGGCTCAGATAGTTAAAGTAAAGAAAGATTAG
- a CDS encoding HD domain-containing protein, which yields MQTSHKLTIINDPIYGFITIPKGLIFDLIQHRYFQRLRRISQMGLSYLVYPGAHHTRFHHAIGCLHIMQKALEKLDEKGVKISKEEKEATMIAILLHDIGHGPFSHAMENSIVEDVHHEQISLQFMETLNREFNGSLTLALNIFKGSYPRPFLHQLVSGQLDMDRTDYLKRDSFYTGMAEGNINTDRILAMLNVKDDVLMIEEKGIYTIEKFLVARRLMYWQVYLHKTSLVAEQVLVRVLKRAKELTNAGIELEASKSLAFFLKKKNAEGIFDTQALDIFSSLDDYDIIAAMKAWCDHDDYVLSRLSQIIIYRNLPRIKIKKKPFDKDFVKAEKNRVKQMCGLNDHEVNYFVFTGTITNQAYTLKKEAITILTRKGKVIDVVSASDQLSLKALSKVITKNYICYPKHLN from the coding sequence TTGCAGACCAGCCACAAACTTACAATAATTAACGACCCTATATATGGGTTTATTACTATACCCAAGGGTCTCATCTTTGACCTGATACAACACAGGTACTTTCAGCGTTTGCGCCGTATTTCTCAAATGGGATTGTCTTATCTTGTTTATCCGGGAGCACATCATACAAGATTTCATCATGCAATAGGATGTTTGCATATTATGCAAAAAGCGCTTGAAAAGCTTGATGAGAAAGGTGTTAAGATATCAAAAGAGGAAAAAGAAGCGACAATGATTGCAATATTGCTGCATGATATAGGACACGGTCCTTTTTCTCATGCTATGGAAAACAGTATTGTTGAAGATGTACATCACGAGCAAATTTCGCTCCAGTTTATGGAGACACTTAATAGAGAGTTTAACGGAAGTTTAACCCTTGCCCTAAATATTTTTAAAGGAAGTTACCCCAGACCTTTTTTACATCAACTGGTTTCTGGGCAACTTGATATGGATCGTACAGACTATCTTAAAAGAGATAGTTTTTATACCGGCATGGCGGAAGGAAATATCAATACAGATCGCATTTTAGCAATGCTAAATGTAAAGGATGATGTTTTGATGATTGAAGAAAAAGGGATTTATACCATTGAAAAGTTTCTCGTAGCGCGAAGATTAATGTATTGGCAGGTCTATTTGCATAAAACAAGTTTAGTTGCAGAGCAGGTTTTAGTGCGTGTTCTCAAGCGAGCTAAAGAACTTACTAATGCTGGTATAGAGCTTGAAGCCAGCAAGTCACTCGCATTTTTTCTTAAAAAGAAAAATGCAGAAGGTATTTTTGATACCCAAGCCTTAGATATTTTCTCGTCTCTTGATGATTATGATATTATAGCTGCAATGAAAGCATGGTGTGATCACGACGATTACGTGTTAAGCAGATTGTCTCAAATTATAATTTACCGCAACCTTCCCAGAATCAAAATTAAAAAGAAACCTTTTGATAAAGATTTTGTGAAAGCAGAGAAAAATAGGGTTAAACAGATGTGCGGTTTGAATGATCATGAAGTGAATTATTTTGTTTTTACAGGTACAATTACAAACCAGGCTTATACTCTTAAAAAGGAAGCGATAACTATTTTAACCCGAAAAGGAAAGGTAATAGATGTGGTTTCTGCCAGTGATCAACTAAGTTTAAAAGCTTTATCTAAGGTGATCACCAAAAACTATATATGTTACCCTAAGCATTTAAATTAA
- a CDS encoding proline dehydrogenase family protein, with the protein MLEQKIFDNTKNAFSLKTDSELERAYFLFKMISKQPLVKIGTAVTRFALNANLPVEGLIRATVFDHFCGGVSEKDCVSVIEKMYDKGVHSVLDFSVEGKETENLFDEALDRVISLIRFAKDKPGMPFSVFKPTGFGRFEVFRKVTEKEELTSAEQQEWERIVARFDSICKIAKECDIKLLVDAEESWMQGAADDLVLSMMRKYNTEKPIVFNTLQCYRWDRLAYLKELHLDSIEKGYKLGMKIVRGAYMEKERARAEEKGYESPICKDKPETDAHFNAMLVYVLDNLDDIWAFVGSHNEESNYLAIEIMEQKGIVHEDPRIWFGQLYGMSDHISFNLAENGYNVAKYVPFGPVKDVMPYLIRRAEENTSVAGQTNRELSLLKQERKRRDI; encoded by the coding sequence ATGTTAGAACAAAAGATATTTGATAATACAAAAAATGCATTTTCTTTAAAAACAGATAGTGAGCTAGAGCGTGCTTATTTTCTTTTTAAGATGATCTCAAAGCAACCTCTTGTAAAAATTGGGACCGCTGTTACGCGTTTTGCTCTTAATGCAAATCTTCCTGTAGAAGGTCTTATACGGGCAACTGTTTTTGATCATTTTTGTGGTGGTGTAAGTGAAAAAGATTGTGTTTCAGTTATTGAAAAGATGTATGACAAAGGTGTTCACTCTGTTTTAGATTTTTCAGTTGAGGGTAAAGAGACCGAAAATTTATTTGATGAGGCCTTAGATCGTGTTATTAGTCTTATTCGTTTTGCTAAGGATAAGCCGGGTATGCCATTTTCGGTATTTAAACCTACCGGCTTTGGAAGATTTGAAGTCTTTAGAAAAGTTACCGAAAAAGAAGAACTTACATCTGCAGAACAACAAGAATGGGAACGTATTGTAGCTCGTTTTGATAGCATATGTAAGATTGCTAAGGAATGTGATATAAAATTGCTTGTAGATGCTGAAGAGAGCTGGATGCAGGGTGCTGCAGATGATTTGGTCTTAAGTATGATGCGTAAATACAATACAGAAAAACCTATTGTATTTAATACGTTACAATGTTATCGCTGGGATCGTCTTGCTTATTTAAAAGAATTGCATTTAGATTCTATTGAGAAAGGATATAAACTGGGAATGAAAATTGTACGTGGGGCTTATATGGAAAAAGAGCGAGCTCGTGCAGAAGAGAAAGGATATGAATCTCCTATTTGTAAAGATAAACCCGAAACAGATGCACATTTTAATGCGATGCTCGTATATGTTTTAGATAATCTAGATGATATCTGGGCTTTTGTAGGTTCACATAATGAAGAGAGCAACTATTTGGCCATAGAAATTATGGAACAAAAAGGAATTGTTCATGAAGACCCCCGTATATGGTTTGGACAACTCTACGGTATGAGTGATCATATTAGTTTTAATCTTGCCGAAAATGGTTATAATGTAGCTAAATATGTTCCATTTGGGCCTGTTAAAGATGTTATGCCTTATTTAATACGCAGAGCGGAAGAAAATACATCTGTGGCTGGTCAAACTAACCGGGAATTAAGTTTATTAAAGCAAGAGCGTAAAAGAAGAGATATTTAA
- the trxB gene encoding thioredoxin-disulfide reductase, translating to MAVERIKCLIIGSGPAGYTAAIYASRADLKPIMYTGMEPGGQLTTTTEVDNFPGYPDGIDGPTMMMQLQKQAERFGTEVRIGMITKIELSQEVGGIHKAVVDNTTEIEAESVIISTGATARYLGLPSEQRLRGGGVSACAVCDGFFYRNQRVAIVGGGDTAAEEATYLANICEHVTMLVRKDEMRASKAMQHRVNSRKNITVLYNTEVEEVLGEQVVEGLKMINNETKETTQIEITGLFIAIGHKPNTDIFKGQLEMDETGYIITEPKSTKTGKPGVFASGDVQDKDYRQAITAAGSGCMAALDAERYLSDIEKPVEA from the coding sequence ATGGCAGTAGAACGAATTAAATGTTTAATTATAGGCTCTGGCCCGGCGGGATATACCGCAGCAATTTATGCGTCAAGAGCAGATTTAAAACCTATAATGTATACCGGGATGGAACCCGGAGGGCAATTAACAACAACTACTGAAGTTGATAATTTTCCCGGTTATCCTGACGGAATTGATGGCCCTACCATGATGATGCAGTTGCAAAAGCAAGCAGAGCGTTTTGGTACTGAAGTACGTATAGGTATGATAACTAAAATTGAATTATCTCAGGAAGTAGGCGGAATTCATAAAGCCGTTGTTGATAATACAACTGAAATAGAAGCAGAATCAGTAATAATTTCTACTGGTGCAACAGCTCGTTACCTCGGCTTGCCTAGTGAGCAGCGACTACGTGGTGGGGGCGTATCTGCCTGTGCAGTTTGTGATGGGTTTTTCTACCGCAATCAACGCGTAGCAATTGTAGGTGGTGGTGATACAGCAGCAGAAGAGGCAACTTATTTAGCTAATATCTGTGAGCACGTTACCATGCTGGTACGTAAAGATGAGATGCGCGCTTCAAAAGCGATGCAACACCGTGTAAATTCTCGTAAAAACATCACAGTTCTATATAATACTGAAGTTGAAGAAGTTCTAGGAGAACAAGTTGTTGAAGGTCTCAAAATGATTAATAATGAGACTAAAGAAACTACTCAAATAGAAATTACCGGCTTATTTATTGCGATAGGACACAAACCAAATACAGACATTTTTAAAGGTCAATTAGAGATGGATGAGACTGGTTATATTATAACCGAACCTAAATCAACTAAAACCGGAAAACCTGGTGTATTCGCCAGTGGTGATGTACAGGATAAAGATTATAGACAAGCAATAACAGCAGCGGGCAGCGGGTGTATGGCCGCTCTTGATGCCGAGCGTTATTTATCTGATATAGAAAAACCTGTGGAGGCTTAA
- a CDS encoding PglZ domain-containing protein: protein MNTIKILWVDDEIDLLKPHILFLEKKNYEVSTCQSGTEAIELVEEENFDIVFLDENMPGLTGLETLSEIKAKRDTLPVIMITKSEEEYIMEEAIGSKIADYLIKPVNPHQILLSLKKNLDTSRLVSEKTTLNYQQEFRKIAMDMAQVNSFEEWSELYQKLIYWELELEGIEDQSMQEILESQKTEANNQFFKFIERNYEDWFTDEEKPTMSHTLFKEKIAPHLATTEAPVLLIVIDNLRYDQWKSFEPIINNYYKKESESTYYSILPTATQYARNSIFSGLMPSEMEKKHPDLWLNDTEEGGKNMNEDKFLEAQLKRLGLNLKWEYHKITNLKSGKKLVENFNSLKNNDLTVLVYNFVDMLSHSKTEMEVIKELASNDKSYRSLTESWFKNSPLLEMIQKSQQLGFKIILTTDHGTINVKNPSKVIGDKNTSLNLRYKTGRSLTYEEKDVLSAKDPKAIHLPSINMSSSFIFAKGDLFFAYPNNYNHYVSYYRNSYQHGGVSLEEMIIPFVVLNPR from the coding sequence ATGAATACTATAAAAATACTTTGGGTAGATGATGAAATTGATTTACTCAAACCACATATACTTTTTCTAGAAAAGAAAAATTACGAAGTTTCGACCTGTCAAAGTGGTACAGAGGCTATTGAACTTGTTGAAGAAGAAAATTTTGATATAGTTTTTTTAGATGAAAACATGCCGGGCTTAACAGGATTAGAAACCCTAAGTGAAATTAAAGCCAAGCGCGACACCTTACCGGTAATTATGATTACTAAAAGTGAAGAGGAGTACATAATGGAAGAAGCAATAGGTTCTAAAATTGCAGATTACCTTATAAAACCGGTGAATCCTCATCAAATTTTGTTGAGTTTAAAAAAGAACTTAGATACAAGTAGATTAGTTTCAGAAAAGACTACACTCAATTATCAACAAGAATTTAGAAAAATAGCTATGGACATGGCTCAGGTTAATTCTTTTGAAGAATGGTCTGAGTTGTATCAAAAACTTATTTACTGGGAGTTAGAGCTTGAAGGGATTGAAGACCAAAGTATGCAGGAGATTTTAGAATCTCAAAAGACCGAAGCTAACAATCAATTTTTCAAATTTATAGAGCGCAATTATGAAGACTGGTTTACAGACGAGGAAAAACCTACAATGTCTCATACACTTTTTAAAGAAAAAATTGCTCCGCATTTGGCAACCACAGAAGCTCCAGTTCTTTTAATTGTAATAGATAACCTAAGGTACGATCAATGGAAATCTTTTGAACCTATTATTAACAACTATTATAAAAAAGAAAGTGAAAGTACTTATTACAGTATACTTCCTACAGCTACACAATATGCACGTAACTCTATATTCTCTGGCTTAATGCCTAGCGAGATGGAGAAAAAACATCCTGATTTGTGGTTAAATGATACTGAAGAAGGTGGTAAAAATATGAATGAAGACAAATTTCTGGAAGCTCAACTAAAGCGATTGGGATTGAATCTGAAATGGGAATATCATAAAATCACCAACTTAAAAAGTGGAAAAAAATTAGTCGAAAATTTTAACTCACTAAAAAACAATGATTTAACAGTTTTAGTTTATAACTTTGTAGATATGTTAAGTCATTCTAAAACCGAGATGGAAGTTATAAAAGAACTTGCTTCTAATGATAAATCATACCGTTCATTGACAGAAAGCTGGTTTAAAAATTCACCATTGCTTGAAATGATTCAAAAATCTCAGCAATTAGGATTTAAAATAATTCTTACTACCGATCATGGTACTATAAATGTAAAGAATCCTTCAAAAGTTATTGGAGATAAAAATACAAGTCTCAACCTACGTTATAAAACGGGTCGAAGTCTTACCTATGAAGAGAAAGATGTACTGTCTGCAAAAGACCCTAAGGCAATACACTTACCCTCGATAAATATGAGCAGCTCATTTATTTTTGCAAAAGGTGATTTGTTTTTTGCATATCCTAATAATTACAATCACTACGTGAGCTATTACCGTAATTCATATCAACATGGGGGAGTTTCACTTGAAGAAATGATTATTCCTTTTGTGGTTTTAAATCCGAGATAG
- the lpxD gene encoding UDP-3-O-(3-hydroxymyristoyl)glucosamine N-acyltransferase, translating into MKFTAEQIAGILEGSVDGDPNVEVSRLSKIEEGTEGSLTFLANPKYTPFIYKTKATIAIVDHDFQPEHELTLTLIRVENAYSSFSKLLEYYNQVKLNKSGVESPVYISDSATYGENIYLGAFAHIGENVRIGNNVKIYPNVYIGDNCVIGDNCVLFSGVKIYSDCILGNTVYAHSGVVIGADGFGFSPDESGSFSRVPQIGNVIIEDNVDIGAGTTIDRATLGSTIIRKGVKLDNQIQIAHNVEIGEHTAIAAQTGIAGSTKIGKYCRIGGQVGIVGHLIIGDRVKIQAQSGIGRNLKDDEAVQGSPALAYSDYNKSYVHFKNLPSLVQQINNLEKQKSNDK; encoded by the coding sequence ATGAAATTTACCGCTGAACAGATTGCAGGAATTTTAGAAGGCTCTGTTGATGGAGACCCTAATGTTGAAGTTTCTAGACTTTCGAAGATTGAAGAAGGAACAGAAGGGTCGCTAACATTTTTAGCTAATCCTAAATACACTCCATTTATATATAAGACTAAAGCTACAATCGCTATAGTTGATCACGATTTTCAACCAGAACATGAGTTAACTCTTACACTCATACGGGTTGAAAATGCTTACTCATCATTCTCTAAACTTTTAGAATATTACAATCAGGTAAAATTAAATAAATCTGGTGTTGAAAGTCCTGTTTACATTTCAGATAGTGCTACTTATGGGGAAAACATTTATCTGGGAGCTTTTGCTCACATAGGAGAAAATGTGCGTATAGGAAATAATGTGAAGATTTATCCTAATGTATATATTGGTGACAATTGTGTAATAGGTGATAATTGCGTTTTATTTTCTGGAGTAAAAATATATTCAGATTGCATACTCGGCAATACAGTTTACGCCCATAGCGGGGTTGTAATAGGTGCAGATGGCTTTGGTTTTTCTCCAGATGAGTCAGGAAGCTTCAGTCGTGTACCACAAATAGGAAACGTTATAATAGAAGACAATGTAGATATAGGCGCAGGCACCACGATTGACAGGGCAACATTAGGATCTACCATTATTAGAAAAGGAGTTAAACTTGATAACCAGATTCAAATTGCTCATAATGTTGAAATAGGAGAACATACTGCTATAGCGGCTCAAACAGGTATTGCAGGCTCTACTAAAATAGGAAAGTACTGCCGTATAGGTGGTCAGGTAGGCATTGTAGGACATCTAATTATAGGAGATCGCGTAAAAATACAAGCACAATCAGGTATAGGTCGTAATTTAAAGGATGATGAGGCAGTGCAGGGTTCTCCTGCGTTAGCCTATAGCGATTACAACAAATCGTATGTTCATTTTAAAAATTTACCAAGTCTGGTTCAACAAATAAATAATTTGGAAAAACAAAAATCCAATGATAAGTAA
- the tsaE gene encoding tRNA (adenosine(37)-N6)-threonylcarbamoyltransferase complex ATPase subunit type 1 TsaE produces the protein MEITYDLSAINDVAKQLIESATHKIILFYGDLGAGKTTLIKSLVEQLGSNDTVSSPTFSILNEYLGKNEESILHFDLYRLKTEDEAYDLGIEEYLQRDCWKFIEWPERINIFDQYDVHSAKIISLNENSRCLYFI, from the coding sequence ATGGAAATAACGTATGATCTGTCTGCCATTAATGATGTGGCAAAACAGCTTATAGAATCAGCTACTCACAAAATCATTCTATTTTATGGCGATTTGGGAGCCGGTAAAACAACGTTAATAAAGTCATTAGTAGAACAATTAGGTTCTAATGACACTGTATCGAGTCCTACATTTTCAATTTTAAATGAATATTTGGGAAAGAATGAGGAATCAATATTACATTTTGATTTATATAGATTAAAAACCGAAGATGAAGCTTATGATTTAGGAATTGAAGAATATCTGCAACGCGATTGTTGGAAATTTATTGAATGGCCTGAAAGAATTAACATTTTTGATCAATATGACGTCCATTCAGCGAAAATAATTTCGTTGAATGAAAACAGTCGTTGCCTATATTTTATTTAA
- a CDS encoding alanine dehydrogenase, with translation MISNSPFTREELLPQEEKLEIEQRKGSLFIGIPKENHFQEKRVCLTPDAVGALVAHGHRVLMETNAGEDARFSDHDYSEAGAEITSDKAKVFGCPMVLKVEPPSLEELELINPQTVLISALQLKTQKKEYFKVLATKRITALAFEFIKDADGTYPAVRALSEIAGTASILLASELMSRQNQGNGLMFGNISGVPPTEVVIVGAGTVGEFATRSALGLGANVKVFDNSLTKLRSLQVNVGRPIYTSTIQPKNLLKALRRCDVAIGAVRGKDRSPVIVTETMIEYMKPGSIIIDVSIDMGGCFETSEVTTHDKPTFIKHGVIHYCVPNIPSRYARTSSISISNIFTPYLLEIGEHGGLENSLRMNKGLKNGLYFYRGILTSKSVAEWFDLPFRDINLLFF, from the coding sequence ATGATATCAAACAGTCCGTTTACTCGCGAAGAATTACTTCCTCAAGAAGAAAAACTCGAAATAGAACAGCGTAAAGGCTCACTTTTTATTGGGATTCCTAAAGAAAATCACTTTCAAGAAAAACGTGTTTGTTTAACACCAGACGCTGTAGGAGCTCTTGTTGCACACGGCCATCGTGTACTTATGGAAACGAATGCCGGTGAAGACGCTCGGTTTTCTGATCACGACTATTCTGAAGCTGGGGCAGAAATTACTTCCGATAAGGCAAAAGTTTTTGGATGCCCTATGGTTCTTAAAGTAGAACCTCCTTCTCTTGAAGAATTAGAATTAATAAACCCACAGACGGTTCTAATTTCTGCATTACAATTAAAAACACAGAAAAAAGAATACTTTAAAGTCTTAGCTACAAAGCGAATTACTGCTTTAGCATTTGAATTTATTAAAGATGCTGATGGCACCTACCCTGCCGTTCGGGCTTTAAGCGAAATTGCAGGAACTGCTTCTATTCTATTAGCTTCTGAGCTTATGTCAAGACAAAATCAGGGAAATGGTCTTATGTTTGGCAATATAAGTGGCGTCCCTCCTACTGAAGTCGTTATTGTAGGTGCAGGAACCGTAGGTGAATTTGCAACGCGCTCTGCATTGGGATTAGGAGCAAATGTAAAGGTGTTTGATAACTCCCTCACAAAATTAAGAAGTTTACAAGTAAACGTAGGTAGACCTATTTACACCTCTACCATTCAGCCTAAAAATCTTTTAAAAGCCTTAAGACGCTGTGATGTGGCCATTGGTGCCGTTCGTGGTAAAGACAGATCACCAGTCATTGTTACAGAAACGATGATTGAGTATATGAAACCAGGTTCTATAATTATTGATGTAAGCATTGATATGGGTGGCTGTTTTGAAACCAGTGAAGTTACAACACATGATAAACCTACTTTTATCAAGCACGGAGTTATTCACTATTGTGTACCCAACATACCTTCGCGATACGCACGAACTTCTTCAATATCAATAAGTAATATTTTTACACCGTATTTACTTGAAATAGGCGAACACGGAGGATTAGAAAATAGCCTGCGTATGAACAAGGGTTTAAAAAATGGATTGTATTTTTACCGCGGAATCTTAACCAGTAAATCTGTTGCAGAATGGTTTGATTTACCCTTTAGAGATATCAATCTCTTGTTTTTCTAA